A window of Dehalococcoidales bacterium genomic DNA:
CGTGCTCCGGGTGAGGTGAAGGGGCCGTCCCCGGCGCTGGGACAGCATACTGATGATGTGCTTGGTGAATTGGGCCACTCGGTGCAGGAGATTGCTCGAATGAGAGACCGGGGGGTTATCTAGGATGAGCGAGACACATGCCCTGGACGGCATTCGCGTCATTGATTTCACCACCATGATTAACGGCCCTACAACAGCCCTGTTGCTCTCCGACTTGGGGGCTGAAGTAGTCAAGGTGGAGCCCCCGGATGGTGACCCCTACCGTATCGTTGCCGGAAGCTTCATGGTATGCAACCGGGGGAAGAGGTCGATAGTGGTCGACCTCAAGAAGCCGGAGGCACTCGATGTAGTACACAGACTGATTGCCACCTCAGATATTCTGGTGGAGAATGCCCGCTGGGGCGTATGGCACCGTTTGGGTCTGGACTACGAGTCTGTTTGTAAGATTCGACCGGACATCATTTATGTTTCGGCGCTTGGTCACGGCTCCACCGGACCGTATAGCAGTTGGCCGGCCTATGACCCCCTGCTGCAATGCCGCAGCGGCCAGATGGTTGCTCAGGGCGGTATCGGAAAGCCGCCTGTTTTCCACGCTGTGGCAGTGAACGACCAGGCCTGCCCCATGCTCGGGGCCTACGGTGCGGTGCTGGCCCTGCTCGACCGGGCCAGGACCGGCAAGGGCCAGCACGTTGAAACGTCACTCACCAATGCATCGATAGCCATGCAATCCGGTGACTTCATCGACTACGCTGGTATTGAACGGGAGTATC
This region includes:
- a CDS encoding CoA transferase, translating into MSETHALDGIRVIDFTTMINGPTTALLLSDLGAEVVKVEPPDGDPYRIVAGSFMVCNRGKRSIVVDLKKPEALDVVHRLIATSDILVENARWGVWHRLGLDYESVCKIRPDIIYVSALGHGSTGPYSSWPAYDPLLQCRSGQMVAQGGIGKPPVFHAVAVNDQACPMLGAYGAVLALLDRARTGKGQHVETSLTNASIAMQSGDFIDYAGIEREYPGDTGIIGLNATYRHYQSADNVWLFVLCADESQWRGLCQVTGQESLLTDPRFATPEKRAENDAALAEALSETFRNRTAEEWDAVLKEAGVPAAVGRTVDDLLDDPHCKETGVFEEQVHPQYGRVRLVGVVPRFSDMSGIIRRPAPLLGEHTGEVLAELGYSEEQIAALRADRVAFSAEESS